From the genome of Paraburkholderia aromaticivorans, one region includes:
- a CDS encoding DUF3613 domain-containing protein, with product MKNRIMKRGWRASRPCRWLATAATAGALLGAGVCAMAQTGATAQPEQAAQPAMRADEVGHAARTWLDLQSSNTQAAPALPTLGAEAGLAYRRYMESFKSKIPDLYGSTLNTGNGGSGAMGVNSGLGGSSGSSGSSGGSY from the coding sequence ATGAAAAACAGAATAATGAAGCGGGGTTGGCGGGCGTCGAGGCCGTGCCGGTGGCTGGCCACGGCTGCGACGGCCGGCGCGCTGCTGGGCGCGGGCGTCTGCGCGATGGCGCAGACGGGCGCAACGGCGCAGCCGGAGCAGGCCGCGCAGCCGGCGATGCGGGCCGATGAAGTGGGTCACGCGGCCCGCACATGGCTCGACCTGCAGAGCAGCAATACGCAAGCCGCGCCGGCGCTGCCGACGCTCGGCGCGGAAGCCGGGCTGGCGTACCGTCGTTACATGGAATCGTTCAAGAGCAAGATCCCCGATCTGTACGGTTCCACGTTGAATACCGGCAACGGCGGCAGCGGCGCGATGGGCGTGAACAGCGGGCTCGGCGGCAGCAGTGGGAGCAGCGGCAGCAGCGGCGGATCGTACTGA
- a CDS encoding tetratricopeptide repeat protein, protein MTHSLSFDSAKHGARCAAALALLALLGACASKDLAGYGVGPQAERAVLAQQANRDPAPDTPGMYLGLIDKMQSQGLYFASLAHIDAYDKQYGASPDSILLRADALRMTDQPGAAATAYGELLKTPLATRGYRGLGLIAGAAGDFARAAQELQQAVQLAPTDAATLSDLGYARLRNGDVDGARVPLMKAAELDQTNPKIVSNLALYLLASGDQAQALAVMNQQKLAPDVRAAIRSDAAKVAAAGRAQARGAPAQPPLGAGGARTVASAQGIEPAPRLLQRFSQ, encoded by the coding sequence ATGACTCACAGTCTCTCGTTCGATTCCGCCAAACATGGCGCCCGCTGCGCCGCGGCGCTGGCCTTGCTGGCTCTGCTCGGCGCGTGTGCGTCGAAGGATCTCGCGGGTTACGGCGTCGGTCCGCAGGCCGAGCGCGCCGTGCTGGCCCAGCAGGCCAACCGGGATCCCGCGCCGGACACGCCCGGCATGTACCTTGGCCTGATCGACAAGATGCAATCGCAGGGGCTGTACTTCGCTTCGCTCGCGCATATCGATGCGTACGACAAGCAATACGGCGCGAGCCCCGATTCGATCCTGCTGCGCGCCGACGCGCTGCGCATGACCGACCAGCCGGGCGCCGCCGCGACCGCGTACGGAGAACTGCTGAAGACGCCGCTCGCCACGCGCGGCTATCGCGGGCTCGGGCTGATCGCCGGCGCGGCCGGCGACTTCGCGCGCGCCGCGCAGGAATTGCAGCAGGCGGTTCAACTCGCGCCGACCGATGCGGCGACGCTGTCGGACCTCGGCTATGCGCGTCTGCGCAACGGTGACGTGGACGGCGCGCGCGTGCCGCTCATGAAGGCGGCCGAACTCGATCAGACCAATCCGAAGATCGTCAGCAACCTCGCGCTCTATCTGCTCGCCAGTGGCGACCAGGCGCAGGCGCTGGCGGTGATGAACCAGCAGAAACTCGCGCCGGACGTGCGCGCCGCGATCCGCAGCGATGCGGCGAAGGTGGCTGCGGCAGGACGCGCGCAAGCACGCGGCGCGCCCGCGCAACCGCCGTTGGGCGCGGGGGGCGCGCGCACGGTCGCGAGCGCGCAGGGCATCGAACCCGCGCCGCGCCTGTTGCAGCGTTTCTCGCAATGA